The stretch of DNA GATGGTTCATGATGTACTTATCAAACAATGGTAGGTATCTCGAGCAAAATGCGCACTTGCAGCCATTCCACAGAAGATCACATGCATACATTTCGTATGAAGTAATTGACTGCAATACTGTTGGGGCCACTATTGTTTCCAATGAAGTTAGCTTTGGTAAAACCTTTTCATAAAGCTTTTTACGGCGCAGCAAGTTTCCATCAACGGTATCGATTCCTTTACCATCTAAAGGTGTGTCATGTCGTATGCTTAACAAGCGCAGATTTTTACCCACGTCAGgtaaattcaaaataaacTTATTAATAACCAAATCCCAGTTCTCGTCCATATAATGGTACCCTTTTTTAGTGAATGTCTTCTCAATAAATCCTAAACTTACCAAGGAAACAAGATCACCTGCCAACTCTTGAAGAAAGTCGTCATCACATTCACAACCATCCACCTCACAAGAAAACTCTAGTTCAAGAGCTTTGAGATTGGATAAATTAACCACATCCTTGAAGGCATGGGAAGATAGTTTTACAGAAGTATTAGTCCCGTCGCTTTGTTTGTGAACGTGATTAAACTTTAAGCGGCGTATGTTCTCGAAACGGAGGTTTAGAAAATCAAAGTACTCAAATGCCCTTAAGCTAGAATACGCTTCATCTTTGATTTCTAATTCTCCTCCATCCAATTGTTTCATTAACAAGGTACCCACTTCGGGGGCCATTATGTTCTGTAAATCTAAGGACGCAGGTAATTTCCATTTTAAACTTTTAAGATTCTTGCATAATCTGATATTATCAAATCCAATTTCACTATCTACTACCCACTTTTTTAAACATGTTAAACCATAATAGTTTCCCGAACACAACTCAAATAAAACAGAATCTTTGATGTCAAGAATTTCAATCATATTTAATTCAATAACTTTATTTACCAATCTTTGTAGCAATTGCAGTCCTTCCTCCCTATTGTGAAATAAATCCTCATCTACTGTTAATTGTAATATAGACTTCAGGTGTGATGCCTCCAATAGcctttcaattttatcataTAAAAATATGTCATTCTTATCGCCAGTCTTCAATATCGATCTATAACCACTTATATAAGTTATTCCCCCCTCCAaaaaccatttttttgtcCTTAAAACAGGATTTTTAGTGATGTGGATATTTCTATAAAGGTAAGGGATTGCGATTACATCATGGATTTCTTTGGACGTTAGGCTCAAATTTAACAAGTCGTTTTGATTGAGGAATATGGAAGCATGCGATAAAACTATGAAAAGATCTTGATCCTGTAATGCCATTTGTCaatacaattttttttatatcatGTGAACACAACTGTCGTGTTTACAACAATCTTAGTTGGCTCGATAATCAATTAAAGGGGCTCAGTTTGGTCCTGGCATTATTGTCTACGTTTAATTTTCCATCCATCCATAATGTTTTTTCAACGAAAAGAGGTGGAAAAAATCCGGGAGAAAAACTATTATGGTAAAAGATAAAACTAAGCGTTATCATTGTACCTAAGAATCAAAACTGTCATGTCCTGAGATAGCCTCTGCAGTATGCTTTGTATCAACTTCGTCAAGGTTCAAATGTGGGTCAGAACATGTGGAAAGTATATACTTGTATATCGTAATTATCTAAAACTAGGAATAATTGATAATTAGAGGATGAACAGAATGTCTACTCAGATCATCAATAAAACTGTTATAATCTGAGGGAAAGTAATGTTGGATCAATTCCTTTAAGAGTGTCAcccttgaaaatatttcagCATTGGAACACCAACCAAGGGGAGAATCTTTAAAATCCTCGTTTTTTAAGTGTTTCAACAGAGTACTTTTCAAGTGAGATACTTCATCCTTATAACACTTTAAGATATCCTTGGTAGTAAATTTTATCATATCTAACAGATTCATTGCTCTTTTTAGTTCATCGATAAATTGGTTATCCTTTTCTGTGGTAAATAGACAATCTTTGGTCGATTTTCTGGTAGCAAATATATCATATTGATTTAGATATTGAAACAACTGCGAGCACAATTCTTCTGCTACTTCAGAACCTGTGAATACGTCACAAAACTTTTTTGTGAATAAAAGGGCAGTTACATTGGTATTTTTGTTAGATTCCCAGCCCTCAGATTGTATGAAGTTCTTATTCAAATATAATGAAgctttttctcttatttCCGAATCATCATCCCAAAGAAAGTTATAAAGCTGCAATAGTATTTTAAAGTTCCTACAACTTTCCGGATAGGCGGTCAAACATTCCAAAGACGCTAATCTAAAATCATTGGAACAAGAATcggaaaaaaattcttgcaATAAATTCCATATCTGGTGAAATGTTTCTGTAGACAAAAGGGCACTCAGAGATGAAATAGCAGAAATCTTTGTGTCCTCActattgtttgtttttaaaaGATCAGTACAAGTTTCCAGGGATAAAGcaccctttttttttgaaagagtttTTACTACTAAAGCTTTAGCCATGGGCGAGAAATCTGGAACTTTGAGTAATGAATGTAGTCGCTCGAGAAACTCTGAACTCTCTGGAGTTTTCCAGTCAAAGTTAGTACTCATATAATATAACGTATTGAGCTTGACCTCATAAAATGGAGAGTACAATCCTAATAAGCAAATATCATGAAGATGTGTGCTGTCTTCATATTTTAAGAGAATATCTAAGATTTTTCCGAGGTATAGCTGTTTGCTACCACTAACAACATACTCGTTATTTTCAACAGTAAATATGTTTCCCAAAGtacttatatattctttcaaaatagaATCAGGCATATCATTTGCTTCTAGCACATTGCACGTTAGTTCTAGGTAGGCCTTTTTGGTAATCAAACATTTGTTCTTCAGTAACattatcctttttttttcaaatatccTTTGAATTAACTCAGTATCCTTGTTTTCTGAGAG from Saccharomyces mikatae IFO 1815 strain IFO1815 genome assembly, chromosome: 13 encodes:
- the ROY1 gene encoding Roy1p (similar to Saccharomyces cerevisiae ROY1 (YMR258C); ancestral locus Anc_8.810), with protein sequence MALQDQDLFIVLSHASIFLNQNDLLNLSLTSKEIHDVIAIPYLYRNIHITKNPVLRTKKWFLEGGITYISGYRSILKTGDKNDIFLYDKIERLLEASHLKSILQLTVDEDLFHNREEGLQLLQRLVNKVIELNMIEILDIKDSVLFELCSGNYYGLTCLKKWVVDSEIGFDNIRLCKNLKSLKWKLPASLDLQNIMAPEVGTLLMKQLDGGELEIKDEAYSSLRAFEYFDFLNLRFENIRRLKFNHVHKQSDGTNTSVKLSSHAFKDVVNLSNLKALELEFSCEVDGCECDDDFLQELAGDLVSLVSLGFIEKTFTKKGYHYMDENWDLVINKFILNLPDVGKNLRLLSIRHDTPLDGKGIDTVDGNLLRRKKLYEKVLPKLTSLETIVAPTVLQSITSYEMYACDLLWNGCKCAFCSRYLPLFDKYIMNHQYFSTPEARYLDIIPIVFATYTGKSLSKRFDPQKNWDLNLLQNAPEEAAWNFHGFEKIHHFASYECYFDESSFEPLAIIISHFFDPYMNYLVKTLPNLRQAMLSGIYFSVNSKSHIYESIYD